Proteins from a single region of Hymenobacter aquaticus:
- a CDS encoding M3 family oligoendopeptidase: protein MMNTAPEPALASATDTQRPPRQYLPESFSVTDWESLEPYFVELRDRPLASARELERWLLDRSELESVLSEDLAWRYIRMTCDTQDQQRADSFQYFVSEIEPNVAPYDHALNEKMMGSEFLEGLDPQRYRIFVRSVRQALEIYRPENIPLKTEISTKQQQYAATVGAMTVTLDGEEMTLPRAADRLKSPDRAVREEAYRAVQQRRLQDSQPLDQLFTDLVTLRHQMARNADFANFRDYMFAALGRFDYTAEDCFAFHRAIRETVVPLIDDLDLERRQDLALAELRPWDLDVDVTGKAPLRPFETGEELLEKTITVFQRLDPYLGDCLKTMRQMGHLDLESRKGKAPGGYNYPLDETGVPFIFMNATSSLRDVITMLHEGGHAVHSFLTRSLPLSADKHPPSEVAELASMSMELISMDQWDLFFPDADELRRAKKTHLESVLETFPWVATIDKFQHWVYENTEHTEDERHAQWTRTFDEFNQRTVSWQGLENYKPYLWQKQLHLYEVPFYYIEYAMAQLGAIAVWRNFRQNPQQGLDAYKRALALGYTAPIGEIYAAAGIRFDFSTEYLRTLADFVREEMAKL from the coding sequence ATGATGAATACCGCCCCCGAACCTGCCCTTGCTTCGGCCACTGATACGCAGCGCCCGCCGCGTCAGTATTTGCCCGAGTCTTTCTCCGTAACCGACTGGGAATCACTCGAACCGTATTTTGTGGAGCTGCGCGACCGGCCCCTGGCTTCGGCCCGGGAGCTGGAGCGCTGGCTGCTCGACCGCTCGGAGCTGGAAAGCGTGCTGAGCGAAGACCTCGCCTGGCGCTACATCCGCATGACCTGCGACACCCAGGACCAGCAGCGGGCCGACTCGTTTCAGTACTTCGTGAGCGAGATTGAACCCAACGTGGCCCCCTACGACCACGCCCTGAACGAGAAAATGATGGGCTCGGAGTTCCTGGAAGGCCTCGACCCGCAGCGCTACCGCATTTTCGTGCGCTCGGTGCGGCAGGCCCTGGAAATCTACCGGCCCGAGAACATCCCGCTCAAAACCGAAATTAGTACCAAGCAGCAGCAGTACGCCGCCACCGTGGGGGCCATGACCGTCACGCTCGACGGCGAGGAAATGACCCTGCCCCGGGCCGCCGACCGCCTCAAAAGCCCCGACCGGGCCGTGCGCGAGGAAGCCTACCGGGCCGTGCAGCAGCGCCGCCTCCAGGACTCCCAGCCGCTCGACCAGCTCTTTACCGACCTGGTGACGCTGCGCCACCAGATGGCTCGCAACGCGGATTTTGCCAACTTCCGCGACTATATGTTTGCCGCCCTGGGCCGGTTCGACTACACGGCCGAGGACTGCTTTGCCTTCCACCGCGCCATCCGGGAAACCGTGGTGCCCCTCATCGACGACCTCGACTTGGAGCGGCGGCAGGATCTGGCGCTGGCCGAGCTGCGCCCCTGGGACCTCGACGTGGACGTGACCGGCAAAGCCCCGCTGCGGCCCTTCGAAACGGGGGAGGAGCTGCTGGAAAAAACCATTACCGTGTTTCAGCGCCTCGACCCGTACCTGGGCGACTGCCTGAAAACCATGCGGCAGATGGGCCACCTCGACCTAGAGTCGCGCAAGGGCAAGGCCCCGGGCGGCTACAACTACCCGCTCGACGAAACCGGCGTGCCGTTTATCTTCATGAACGCCACCTCCTCCCTGCGCGACGTTATTACGATGCTGCACGAGGGCGGCCACGCGGTGCATTCCTTCCTGACCCGCTCCCTGCCGCTGTCGGCCGACAAGCACCCGCCGTCCGAGGTGGCCGAGCTGGCCTCGATGAGCATGGAGCTGATTTCGATGGACCAGTGGGACCTGTTCTTCCCCGATGCCGACGAGCTGCGCCGGGCCAAGAAAACCCACCTCGAAAGCGTGCTGGAAACCTTTCCCTGGGTGGCTACCATCGACAAATTCCAGCACTGGGTGTACGAAAACACGGAGCACACCGAGGACGAGCGCCACGCCCAGTGGACGCGCACCTTCGACGAGTTCAACCAGCGCACCGTGAGTTGGCAAGGGCTGGAAAACTACAAGCCCTACCTCTGGCAGAAGCAGCTGCACCTCTACGAAGTGCCCTTCTACTACATCGAGTACGCCATGGCTCAGCTCGGCGCCATTGCCGTGTGGCGCAACTTCCGCCAGAATCCGCAGCAGGGCCTCGACGCCTACAAGCGCGCCCTGGCCCTGGGCTACACCGCGCCCATCGGCGAAATCTACGCCGCCGCCGGCATCCGCTTCGACTTCAGCACCGAGTACCTGCGCACCCTGGCCGACTTCGTGCGCGAGGAAATGGCCAAGCTGTAA
- the thiL gene encoding thiamine-phosphate kinase, whose translation MSDITPLENLGEFGLIRRIQETVTLRQPSTRLGIGDDAAILAPEAGHDLVVSTDLLVEGVHFDLTFCPLKHVGYKAVAVNVSDIAAMNATPTQLVVGLAIGSRYSVEAIDELYEGMRLACEAYNVDLVGGDTTASRGGLTISITALGQVPHGQAVRRSGAQPNDLLCVTGDLGGAFLGLQVLEREKAAWSADPDMQPELSKYPYVLQRQLRPEARMDVIHELRDLGVVPTSMIDVSDGLASEVLHLCKASGTGARVFSENLPAANPMLEVAEEFQLDPIMCMLNGGEDYELLFTIPLKDHDKIKNHPDITVLGHMTDASDGVNLITKQGQPIPLRAQGWQHF comes from the coding sequence ATGAGTGACATCACCCCCCTGGAAAACCTTGGAGAGTTTGGCCTGATTCGCCGGATTCAGGAAACCGTGACCCTGCGCCAGCCCAGCACCCGCCTCGGCATCGGCGACGACGCGGCCATTCTGGCCCCCGAAGCCGGCCACGACCTCGTGGTCAGCACCGATCTGCTGGTCGAAGGCGTCCATTTCGACTTAACGTTCTGCCCGCTCAAGCATGTGGGCTACAAGGCCGTGGCCGTCAACGTGTCGGATATTGCCGCCATGAACGCCACGCCGACCCAGCTGGTAGTGGGCCTGGCCATCGGCAGCCGCTACTCGGTGGAGGCCATTGATGAGCTCTACGAAGGCATGCGCCTGGCCTGCGAGGCCTACAACGTGGACCTGGTGGGCGGCGACACCACCGCCAGCCGCGGCGGCCTGACCATCAGCATCACCGCTCTGGGCCAGGTGCCGCACGGGCAGGCCGTGCGCCGCAGCGGGGCCCAGCCCAACGATTTGCTCTGCGTAACCGGCGACCTGGGCGGCGCTTTCCTTGGCTTGCAGGTGCTGGAGCGCGAAAAAGCCGCCTGGAGCGCCGACCCCGACATGCAGCCCGAGCTGAGCAAATACCCCTACGTGTTGCAGCGGCAGCTGCGCCCCGAGGCCCGCATGGACGTGATTCACGAGCTGCGCGACCTGGGCGTGGTGCCCACCAGCATGATCGACGTATCCGACGGGCTGGCTTCCGAGGTGCTGCATTTGTGCAAGGCCTCGGGCACCGGGGCGCGGGTGTTTTCCGAAAACCTGCCCGCCGCCAACCCCATGCTGGAAGTGGCCGAGGAGTTCCAGCTCGACCCCATCATGTGCATGCTCAACGGCGGCGAGGACTACGAGCTGCTCTTCACCATCCCGCTCAAGGACCACGACAAAATCAAGAACCACCCCGACATCACCGTGCTCGGCCACATGACCGACGCCAGCGACGGGGTCAACCTGATTACCAAGCAGGGCCAGCCCATTCCGCTGCGCGCCCAGGGTTGGCAGCACTTTTAG
- the rlmD gene encoding 23S rRNA (uracil(1939)-C(5))-methyltransferase RlmD yields MRKSAKNIPAELLREVEITDMVAEGKCLVRRDNLVIFVTGVAPGDVVDLRVTKAKKTFLEAVATKFHKYSDLRVEPFCQHFGTCGGCKWQHLGYDTQLKFKQQQVQDNLQRIGKVALPALEPIQHSPALQYYRNKLEYTFSHNGWLTNEQIQAGEQIERRVLGFHTPARFDKIIDVQHCWLQPNPSNQIRLAIRNYALEHDLPFNNLVTQEGFLRNLIIRTANTGDLMVILQCYYAHEALFPLLDFVQEQFPEITSLNYVLNNKGNETFHDLDVVCYKGEPHIHEQMEDLRFRVGPKSFYQTNSDGAYNLYKLTREFAGLTGSELVYDLYTGAGTIANFVARQARHVVGVEYVESAVKDAYINSEINGVTNTEFYAGDMKDVLNAEFIQKHGRPDVVITDPPRAGMHPDVVARLLEMRAPRIVYVSCNPATQARDLEMLDEAYQVTRVRPVDMFPHTHHVENVVLLELK; encoded by the coding sequence GTGAGGAAATCAGCTAAAAACATTCCCGCGGAGCTGCTCCGCGAAGTCGAAATTACCGACATGGTGGCCGAGGGCAAGTGCCTGGTGCGCCGCGACAACCTGGTCATCTTCGTGACCGGCGTAGCCCCCGGCGACGTGGTGGACCTGCGCGTGACCAAGGCCAAGAAAACCTTCCTGGAGGCCGTAGCCACCAAGTTTCATAAGTACTCCGACCTGCGCGTGGAGCCTTTCTGCCAGCACTTCGGCACCTGCGGGGGCTGCAAGTGGCAGCACCTGGGCTACGACACCCAGCTCAAGTTCAAGCAGCAGCAGGTGCAGGATAATCTGCAGCGCATCGGCAAGGTAGCGCTGCCCGCGCTGGAGCCCATTCAGCACTCTCCGGCCCTGCAATACTACCGCAACAAGCTCGAATACACCTTCAGCCACAACGGCTGGCTGACCAACGAGCAGATTCAGGCCGGCGAGCAGATCGAGCGGCGGGTGCTGGGCTTCCATACCCCGGCCCGCTTCGACAAGATCATCGACGTGCAGCACTGCTGGCTGCAGCCCAACCCCTCGAACCAGATCCGGCTGGCCATCCGCAACTACGCCCTGGAGCACGACTTGCCCTTCAACAACCTCGTGACCCAGGAAGGCTTCCTGCGCAACCTCATCATCCGCACGGCCAACACCGGCGACCTGATGGTGATTCTGCAGTGCTATTACGCCCACGAGGCCCTGTTTCCGCTGCTGGATTTCGTGCAGGAGCAGTTCCCCGAAATCACCTCGCTCAACTACGTGCTCAACAACAAGGGCAACGAAACCTTCCACGACCTGGACGTGGTCTGCTACAAGGGCGAGCCCCACATTCACGAGCAGATGGAGGATTTGCGCTTCCGCGTGGGGCCTAAGTCGTTCTACCAGACCAACTCCGACGGGGCCTACAACCTGTATAAGCTCACCCGCGAGTTTGCTGGCCTCACCGGCTCCGAACTAGTGTACGACCTCTACACCGGGGCCGGCACCATTGCCAACTTCGTGGCCCGGCAGGCCCGGCACGTGGTGGGCGTCGAGTACGTGGAGTCGGCGGTGAAAGACGCCTATATCAACTCCGAAATCAACGGCGTGACCAACACCGAGTTCTACGCCGGCGACATGAAGGACGTACTCAACGCCGAGTTCATCCAAAAGCACGGCCGCCCCGACGTGGTCATCACCGACCCGCCCCGGGCCGGCATGCACCCCGACGTGGTGGCCCGCCTGCTCGAAATGCGCGCCCCCCGCATCGTCTACGTCAGCTGCAACCCCGCCACCCAGGCCCGGGACCTGGAGATGCTCGACGAGGCATATCAGGTGACGCGCGTGCGGCCGGTGGATATGTTCCCGCATACCCACCACGTGGAGAACGTGGTGCTGCTGGAGCTGAAGTAA
- a CDS encoding gliding motility-associated C-terminal domain-containing protein, producing the protein MHKTLLRSFWLLALLIGLRAAPATASHLVGGEMNYTYLDANGPAATPFRYRITVLLYINWECTNPTDVSNVPDGRCNIFVNIYNKQNGTRLNSGQAAQNFSCAQVSCSGRPSQNDSQPQGSYRLPRVANPSITPPLPGGCTLPGGPPPPVRLCRYEAIVNLPVSFDGYYVVYTDGTRNRSINNLLQPDNQNQTIFVDMAPPLLPNSSPTFSDTAVVVICQGDTSIVVNNAVDADGDRLIYSFSTPYNIAGAVGGPPPTAFTPPPPSVTYIPGYSATAPFGPGVGNYAFLNASNGLSKYATSQQGRYVVAVEVKEFRKINGNEVLIGSTRREIQLVSRQCQPNRAPQFTAGTLANKTFTIEEGETLNFNLAATDPDGNAISLKVNSVLLDGAGPFNASFGGDQGTVSGPTGTVTLTGTGGNVSGQFSFSSRCGNARSTLYDVVVTATDQTCGAKSVSDIFQIRVNRAAGPSGITGTPVICDQTQLYSYSATGPTPSSYLWKVKGGAIQGANSGATVQVRWNAPGTGRLTLQGVSGLGCPSDSVSRDIEIRPASSLAVTPTSATICAGGSTTLTASGAGAYTWTGGNQSFTGPTITVSPTQTTTYTVTSTDGVCTTSRQVTITVNPAAVADAGTDVTTCSGEAKPLGSAALSGYTYQWSPATGLSSATVAQPTFLQTNTGTASQQFTYTVTATTAQGCTATDVVLVTLNPAAVADAGTGKTICSGGSTTIGTPADGLAGRTYLWSPATGLSDPTAATPTVTLTNTGTAPLVVRYTLTVTTNGVCATSAGVDVKVNPAALADAGRDVFTCSGEAKTLGSTALAGYSYQWSPATGLSSTNVAQPTFLLTNTGTTPQQFTYTVTATTLEGCTATDVVLVTLNPAAVADAGTNKAFCSGGSAVLGNPASVVAGSSYLWSPATGLSSTAVATPTVTLTNTTSAPITTTYTLRVTTDRGCEDTQTVQVKVNPAAVADAGRDVFTCSGEAKTLGSAALTGYTYQWSPAVGLSSTTVAQPTFLQTNTGTTPLLFTYTLTATTPEGCTATSAVVVTLNPAAVADPGTNKTICSGGSAVLGNPASAVAGSSYLWSPATGLSDPTAVAPTVTLTNTGTTPTTVTYTLRVTTNQTCVDTKTVTVKVNPAAVADAGQGRQLCSNEASVLGTPAVAGYTYQWSPATNLSDPTIAQPVFQLANQGGSVELTYTLTVTNVQGCSATSTVRVSVYPQTVAEAGPDATLCAGKTVRLGATPARGGYGYQWSPATGLNDPTAAQPVFTAPAVTAPQTFTFVVQAVAPWNCPVTDTVRVTVNPQAPADNIQGAQSVCPTIEGVVYRIVNPRSTEYRWTVTGGTIVSGNGTASITVNWGGASATASVQAVARNQFQCDSDPVTLPVVINQRLATETPKGPTSVCLANGPYTYSVAPTTGSIYAWQITGGTQLSTGPGSVVVQWNGPGTGTIVVTETSNPNGGPVTCFGQSQALRVTVLPSPAANLTISGPDRVCLGGAVSFALPGAASSTYAFILNGAPLANTGNSATFTPTTAGPYLLTSQETNASGCAGPVVSRQFTVDPLPAAVTITGPASICPGPAGFGAQQYSVPNAPGATYAWTVVGGTILSGNGSSSITVSFTPGAEDRTISVTQTSSFGCAGPLASLTVRPDNVDLALRAASVAPGDRSITLGMVTVNPTANTSQIRILRRDAGTSAAFAQVGTVAKGTGSFTDTGVDADAKAYDYRLELLNNCGTTLASREHTTIRTTALATEGSKDGRQEGTVKVSWNAYKGFDVKEYQLFRTAGNGAAQLLATVPGTTLEQSFPSSSAGFDQCFRVVAVNSELAAITASSNDACVNFANDLVFYNIMTPNNDGINDAFFIRNIGLYSGYTMSFYNRWGKEVYKTDRYANDWKAEQQSAGVYYYLLTLSTGKTYKGWFEVIK; encoded by the coding sequence ATGCACAAAACTCTACTGCGCAGCTTCTGGCTTCTGGCCCTGCTGATTGGCCTGCGGGCGGCCCCGGCCACCGCATCCCACCTGGTAGGCGGCGAAATGAACTACACCTACCTCGATGCCAACGGCCCGGCGGCCACGCCCTTCCGCTACCGCATCACGGTGCTGCTCTACATCAACTGGGAATGCACCAACCCCACGGATGTGTCGAACGTGCCGGACGGGCGCTGCAACATCTTCGTCAACATCTACAACAAGCAGAACGGCACCCGCCTCAACAGCGGGCAGGCGGCCCAGAACTTCAGCTGCGCCCAGGTCAGCTGCTCGGGCCGGCCCTCGCAGAACGACAGCCAGCCCCAGGGCTCCTACCGGCTGCCGCGGGTGGCCAACCCCTCCATTACGCCGCCCCTGCCCGGGGGCTGCACTTTGCCCGGCGGCCCACCCCCGCCCGTGCGCCTGTGCCGCTACGAGGCCATCGTGAACCTGCCCGTGTCGTTCGACGGCTACTACGTGGTGTATACCGACGGCACGCGCAACCGCTCCATCAACAACCTGCTGCAGCCCGACAACCAGAACCAGACCATCTTCGTGGACATGGCCCCGCCGCTGCTGCCCAACTCCTCCCCGACTTTCTCGGATACGGCTGTGGTGGTAATCTGCCAGGGCGACACGAGCATCGTGGTGAACAACGCCGTGGACGCCGACGGGGACCGGCTGATTTATTCCTTCAGCACTCCCTACAACATTGCCGGGGCCGTGGGCGGCCCGCCGCCCACAGCCTTTACCCCGCCCCCGCCCAGCGTGACGTATATCCCGGGCTACTCGGCCACCGCGCCCTTTGGGCCGGGCGTGGGCAACTACGCCTTTTTGAACGCCAGCAACGGCCTGAGCAAATACGCCACCTCCCAGCAGGGGCGCTACGTGGTGGCCGTGGAAGTCAAGGAATTCCGGAAAATAAACGGCAACGAGGTCCTGATTGGCTCGACTAGGCGCGAAATCCAGCTCGTGTCGCGGCAGTGCCAGCCCAACCGCGCCCCGCAGTTTACGGCCGGCACGCTGGCCAACAAGACCTTTACCATTGAGGAAGGCGAAACCCTGAACTTCAACCTGGCCGCCACCGACCCCGACGGCAACGCCATCAGCCTGAAAGTAAACAGCGTGCTGCTCGACGGGGCGGGTCCGTTCAACGCCAGCTTCGGCGGCGACCAGGGCACCGTGAGCGGCCCCACCGGCACCGTCACGCTGACCGGCACCGGCGGCAACGTCAGCGGGCAGTTCAGCTTCAGCTCGCGGTGCGGCAACGCCCGCAGCACCCTCTACGACGTGGTGGTAACGGCCACCGACCAAACCTGCGGAGCCAAGAGCGTGTCGGACATCTTCCAGATTCGGGTGAACCGCGCGGCCGGGCCGTCGGGCATCACCGGCACGCCGGTTATCTGCGACCAGACCCAGCTATATTCCTACTCGGCCACGGGGCCCACGCCGAGCAGCTACCTGTGGAAGGTGAAGGGCGGCGCCATTCAGGGTGCCAACTCCGGGGCCACGGTGCAGGTGCGCTGGAATGCCCCCGGCACCGGCCGCCTCACGCTCCAGGGCGTGTCGGGTCTGGGCTGCCCCTCTGATTCGGTCAGCCGCGACATTGAAATACGCCCCGCCAGCAGCCTGGCCGTAACGCCCACCAGCGCCACGATCTGCGCCGGAGGCTCCACGACGCTCACGGCCAGCGGGGCCGGGGCCTACACCTGGACCGGCGGCAACCAAAGCTTCACCGGGCCCACCATCACCGTGTCGCCGACCCAGACCACGACCTACACCGTGACCAGCACCGACGGCGTGTGCACGACTTCGCGCCAGGTTACCATCACCGTCAACCCGGCGGCCGTGGCCGATGCCGGCACCGACGTAACCACCTGCTCGGGCGAGGCTAAACCCTTGGGCTCGGCGGCCCTGAGCGGCTACACGTACCAGTGGAGTCCGGCCACGGGCCTGAGCAGCGCGACGGTAGCGCAGCCCACCTTTTTGCAAACCAATACCGGCACCGCATCCCAGCAGTTTACCTACACCGTCACGGCCACCACGGCCCAGGGCTGCACGGCCACCGATGTCGTACTTGTCACCCTCAACCCGGCCGCCGTGGCTGATGCGGGCACCGGCAAAACCATCTGCTCGGGCGGCTCAACGACCATCGGCACCCCGGCCGACGGCTTGGCGGGCCGCACCTACCTCTGGAGCCCGGCTACCGGCCTGAGCGACCCCACAGCCGCCACGCCCACCGTCACGCTGACCAACACCGGTACTGCCCCGCTGGTCGTGCGCTACACGCTCACGGTGACCACAAACGGGGTTTGCGCCACTAGCGCCGGCGTCGACGTGAAGGTGAATCCGGCGGCTCTTGCCGATGCGGGCCGGGACGTTTTCACCTGCTCGGGCGAGGCTAAAACCCTGGGCTCAACGGCTTTGGCGGGCTACTCCTACCAGTGGAGCCCGGCCACGGGGCTGAGCAGCACGAACGTGGCCCAGCCCACCTTCCTGCTAACCAACACCGGCACGACGCCCCAGCAGTTCACGTACACCGTCACGGCCACCACGCTTGAGGGCTGCACCGCTACCGATGTCGTGCTTGTCACCCTGAATCCGGCCGCCGTGGCTGATGCCGGCACGAATAAGGCCTTTTGCTCGGGCGGCTCGGCCGTGCTGGGCAACCCGGCCTCGGTAGTGGCCGGCAGCTCTTACCTCTGGAGCCCCGCTACCGGCCTGAGCAGCACGGCGGTGGCCACGCCCACCGTGACGCTGACCAACACCACGTCGGCCCCGATTACGACTACCTACACCCTGCGCGTGACAACCGACCGGGGCTGCGAGGATACCCAGACGGTCCAGGTAAAGGTGAACCCCGCCGCCGTGGCCGATGCGGGCCGGGACGTTTTCACCTGCTCGGGCGAGGCTAAAACCCTGGGCTCGGCGGCCCTGACGGGATATACCTACCAGTGGAGCCCGGCCGTGGGGTTGAGCAGCACTACGGTAGCCCAACCCACGTTCCTGCAAACCAATACCGGCACCACGCCCCTGCTGTTCACCTACACCCTCACGGCCACCACGCCCGAAGGCTGCACCGCCACTAGCGCGGTAGTCGTGACGCTGAACCCGGCGGCCGTGGCCGATCCGGGCACCAACAAAACCATTTGCTCGGGCGGCTCGGCCGTGCTGGGTAACCCGGCCTCGGCCGTGGCCGGCAGCTCTTACCTCTGGAGCCCGGCTACCGGCCTGAGCGACCCCACGGCCGTAGCGCCCACCGTGACGCTGACCAACACCGGCACCACGCCAACCACCGTAACCTACACCCTGCGCGTCACGACCAACCAGACCTGTGTGGATACCAAAACCGTGACGGTTAAGGTGAACCCGGCGGCCGTGGCCGATGCCGGGCAAGGTCGGCAGCTTTGTTCCAACGAAGCATCCGTACTGGGCACTCCGGCCGTGGCCGGCTACACCTACCAGTGGAGCCCGGCTACCAACCTGAGCGACCCAACCATAGCCCAGCCGGTGTTTCAGCTGGCCAACCAGGGCGGCTCAGTAGAGTTGACTTACACGCTAACCGTGACCAACGTGCAGGGCTGCTCGGCCACTAGTACCGTTCGGGTGAGCGTATACCCGCAAACGGTGGCCGAAGCCGGCCCCGATGCTACCCTTTGCGCCGGCAAGACGGTGCGCCTCGGCGCGACTCCGGCGCGCGGCGGCTATGGCTACCAGTGGAGCCCGGCCACGGGCCTGAACGACCCGACGGCGGCGCAGCCGGTCTTCACCGCCCCGGCCGTTACCGCCCCCCAGACCTTCACGTTTGTGGTGCAGGCCGTAGCCCCCTGGAACTGCCCGGTAACGGATACGGTACGCGTCACGGTCAATCCGCAGGCCCCCGCCGACAACATTCAGGGAGCCCAGTCGGTGTGCCCCACCATCGAGGGCGTGGTCTACCGCATCGTGAACCCGCGCAGCACCGAGTACCGCTGGACGGTCACGGGCGGCACCATCGTCAGCGGCAACGGCACGGCCAGCATCACCGTGAACTGGGGTGGGGCCTCGGCTACGGCCAGCGTGCAAGCCGTGGCCCGCAACCAGTTCCAGTGCGACTCTGACCCGGTGACGCTGCCGGTGGTGATTAACCAGCGCCTGGCCACCGAAACGCCTAAGGGCCCGACCAGCGTGTGCCTGGCCAACGGCCCCTATACCTACTCGGTAGCGCCCACCACCGGCTCCATCTACGCCTGGCAGATTACGGGCGGCACCCAGCTCAGCACCGGGCCCGGCTCGGTGGTGGTGCAGTGGAACGGCCCCGGCACGGGCACCATCGTCGTGACGGAAACCAGCAACCCCAACGGCGGGCCCGTGACCTGCTTCGGCCAGAGTCAGGCCCTGCGCGTGACGGTGCTGCCTTCACCGGCGGCCAACCTGACGATTTCCGGTCCCGACCGGGTGTGTTTGGGCGGGGCAGTGAGCTTTGCCCTGCCGGGCGCGGCCTCCTCTACTTACGCCTTTATCCTGAACGGGGCTCCCCTGGCCAACACCGGCAACTCGGCCACGTTTACGCCCACCACGGCCGGCCCCTACCTGCTCACCAGCCAGGAAACCAACGCCAGCGGCTGCGCCGGCCCGGTGGTGTCGCGCCAGTTCACCGTCGACCCGCTGCCGGCGGCCGTGACGATTACGGGTCCGGCCAGCATCTGCCCCGGCCCCGCCGGCTTTGGCGCCCAGCAGTACTCGGTGCCCAACGCGCCCGGCGCGACCTACGCCTGGACCGTGGTGGGCGGCACCATCCTGAGCGGCAACGGCAGCAGCTCGATTACGGTGAGCTTCACGCCCGGCGCGGAAGACCGCACGATTAGCGTCACCCAGACTTCCAGCTTCGGCTGCGCCGGCCCGCTGGCCTCGCTCACGGTGCGGCCCGACAACGTGGACCTGGCCCTGCGCGCGGCCTCGGTGGCCCCGGGCGACCGGAGCATCACGCTGGGCATGGTCACGGTGAACCCCACCGCCAATACCAGCCAGATCCGGATTCTGCGGCGCGACGCGGGCACCTCGGCGGCCTTCGCGCAGGTCGGCACGGTAGCCAAGGGCACCGGCAGCTTCACCGATACCGGCGTGGATGCTGATGCCAAAGCCTACGACTACCGCCTGGAGTTGCTCAACAACTGCGGCACCACGCTGGCCAGCCGCGAGCATACCACCATCCGGACCACGGCCCTGGCTACGGAAGGCAGCAAGGATGGCCGCCAGGAAGGCACCGTGAAAGTGAGCTGGAACGCCTACAAGGGCTTCGACGTGAAGGAATACCAGCTGTTCCGTACCGCCGGCAACGGCGCGGCCCAGCTGCTGGCCACCGTGCCCGGCACCACGCTCGAACAATCCTTCCCCAGCAGCTCGGCCGGCTTCGACCAGTGCTTCCGGGTAGTGGCCGTGAACAGTGAGCTGGCGGCCATTACCGCTTCCTCCAACGATGCCTGCGTCAACTTCGCCAACGACCTGGTGTTCTACAACATCATGACGCCCAACAACGACGGCATCAACGACGCCTTCTTCATCCGCAACATCGGCCTGTACTCGGGTTACACCATGAGCTTCTACAACCGCTGGGGCAAGGAAGTCTACAAAACGGACCGCTACGCCAATGACTGGAAGGCCGAGCAGCAGTCGGCCGGCGTATACTACTACCTGCTCACGCTCAGCACCGGCAAGACGTACAAGGGCTGGTTCGAGGTGATTAAATAA